ATCCGATAGATGGTCTCGAGAAGGCCAAGGGTCTCCTTGTCATTCAGTCCGGCCGCCGGCTCGTCGAGGATGAGCAGGGTCGGATCAACGGCCATGGCACGGGCCATCTCGACCCGGCGCTGGATTCCGTAGGGGAGTGACCCGACCGGGGTCGCAGCATGTTCGGAAAGTTCGAAAAAGTCGAGCTGTTCTGCAACCTTGTGCCAGTTGGCAATTTCATCGCGGCGCGAAGCGGGCGTATGAAAAATACCGTTCCAGAGTTTCTGATTGCTCCGGATATGGCGGCCACTCATAACATTTTCGGCCACCGACATCTGGCTGAAGAGGCGGATAGTCTGAAAGGTCCGGACGATCCCGCGATCGACAATCTGGTAGGGAGTCAGGCCCCGAATCTCCTCGCCGCGCCATTGAACCGACCCCTCTTCCGACTTGTAGATGCCGGTGATGCAGTTGAATACGGTGGTCTTGCCGGCGCCGTTGGGGCCGATGATGCCGTAGATCTGCCCCTCTTCCACCTTGAAGCTGAGGGTATCGACCGCGGTCAGACCACCAAAGCGCTTGGTGACTTCGCTGAGGACCAGTTCATTACGCGCCATGGCTGCCTCCCTTGATCAGGAACTTGGGGATTTTGCCGAAGGTCGCCGGAATGATGCCGCGCGGCCGCAGAATCATCGCCGTAATCATGGCGATGCCGAAGATAAAGAAGCGCCAGGTCGCAAATTCGCGAAAGATCTCCGGCAGCACGAACATAACGAAGACGCCGATCAGCACCCCCGGTATCGACGAACCACCGACGATAACGATACTGAAGAAGAGAACCGACTGGATGAAGTCGAAGGCTTCCGGGCTGACCGCCGAATACTGGGTCGCATAAACGGTTCCGGCCAGACCGGCGATGCCGGCGCCGAGGGCGAAAGCAAAAATCTTGTAGACCCGGGTATTGATGCCGATACTCTCGGCGGCCAGAGGATCTTCGCGCAGATAATGCAGGGCCCGTCCCGGCTTGCTCTTTTCCAGGTTGCGCATGATCCAGAGCGTCAGCAGCAGGACGATGAAGGCGAAATAATAGACCGAGATCTGACCCATCAACTGCATCCCGAAGAAGCTCAGCGAATCGAGCCCGAAGATGCCGTTCGGTCCGCCGGTCAGGCCGCCGAGATTATTCTGCAGGACCTGGACGAACACGATATTGAAGCCGATGGTCACGACCAGCAGGTAGTCACCGCGCAGGTGAACAATCGGGCCGGCCAGGAGAATACCGAACAGGGCCGGGATCAGGATCGCCAGCGGCACCGTCGCCAGAAGCGGCCAACCGAACTTGGCATTGAGAATCGCGGTGGTATAGGCTCCCATCCCGAAGAACAGGGCCTGGCCCATATTGAACATCCCGCTCTTGCCAAGAATGATATCCTGCGACAGGGCGACCACGGCAAAGATGACGAAGGTAATGGCAACGGCCTGCCAGCGGGAATTCAGAAGATGCGGCAGCACCGCCATGATCACCAGGAAGCCGGGAAGTGCATATCGTTGCAGTTTTTTCATCAGACTTTCTCCGCCACCCGCTCTCCGAGGATCCCGGTCGGCCGGACAATCAGGATCAGGATGAGCAGAATAAAGGTAAAGGCGTCGGCCCAGGTACTGGAGACATAACCGGCGATAAAGGCGTTGAACAGGCCGAGCAGCATGCCGCCGAGCATCGCCCCGGGGATGTTGCCGATGCCGCCGATAATCGCCGCGACAAAGGCGTAGAGGCCATATTGCCAGCCCATGTTAAAGGTGATGCCGCGATAGTAGAGGCCGATAAACAGACCCCCGACCGCGCCGAGCGATGAACCGATAATAAAGATCAGGGCGATGACACTGTTGACATTGATGCCCATCAGCCGGGCGGCGTCCTGGTCGATGGAACTGGCCCGGATCGCGGCCCCCATACGGGTCTTTTCAACGAACAGGTAGAGCGCCAGCATCAGGACCAGGGAGAGCACCAGGATGATAACCTGGATCAGGCTGATGACGACGCCGCCAAGATCCCAGTAGACCTGCGGCACCAGCTCCGGGAAGATGCGCATCTGCGGACCCCAGATCAGCATGATGCCGTTCTGGATAACCAACGAGGCACCGAGGGCCGAAACCACCGCCGAGAGCCGCGGCGCCGTGCGCAGGGGGCGGTAGGCAGCCCGCTCAAGCAGCACCCCGACCACCGCCATGCAGACGGCGGTGAGCAGGAAGATGATAATAACGGCGAAAAGCGAGGCCGCCTCACCCATGACATGGGTGTAGATGGTCAAACCGACGAACGCTGCCGCCGCAACCAGATCACCATGGGCAAAATTGATCAGGCGCATGACCCCGTAGACCATGGTATAGCCGAGCGCCACCAGGGCAAACATGCTGCCGATAGTCAGTCCGTTAGCCAGTTGCTGTAAAAATATTTCCATGAAGTTGCACTCCTCCTCCACGACACACGGCGGCTTATTGCCAGACCGCTTCTCAGCTGCAGGGCGGACCAATCCCGGTTCCGCATTGCACCTGAAAAGATGCCTGCAAGAAGGGGGCGGGGCGGAAACACCCCGCCCCCTCAGTTCAACATCAGCAAGCGTTACTTCTGAACGTAAGCAGCAACATATTCGCCGTTGGCGTCGACCTCGAAGGTAACGTAGGTTCCGCCGAGACGATTGCCGTCTTCGGCAAAGGCGATCGGTCCGGTGATGCCCGGGAACGGCTCCTTCATGTTCTTCAGGTAATCGGAGGCTTTGCGGGTATCAAAGCTTTTGTTCTGCTTCATCGCATGAATAATGGCGCGCATGCCGTCGGCGTTCATCACGGTCCAGATCGACGGCGGCAGTTTGCCGTACTTTGCCTTGTAGGCTGCCAGGAAATCCTTGGCAACATCATAAGGGAGCATTTCCGGCGATGGAACGTTGATCACCATCGCACCCTGGGCGGCCGAACCGGCGAGCTTGACGAAATCCGGGTTCATGACGGCGTCGCCGCCGATAAAGTCGGCCTTGATGCCGAGGGCCTTCTGCTGGGCGCGCAGCTGACCGGCGTCAGTGTAGTAGCCGGCATAAAAGATGACGTCCGGATTCTTCGCTTTGATACCGGTCAGAACCGGGGTGAAGTTCTGCGAGTCGGCTTTGATCTTCTCGTAAGTCACCATGTTGCCGCCGTTTTTCTTGATCGCGTCGATGGTCGCTTCGGCCAGACCGGTCGCGTAGCTGGAAAAATCGGAGACGACAACGATCCGCTTGTACTTCTTGACATTGACCATGTAATCAGCGGCAAAGTCAGCTTCGGCGCTATTCGGGAACGAGTTGCGCAGGAAGGTCCA
Above is a window of Desulfuromonas sp. DNA encoding:
- a CDS encoding ABC transporter ATP-binding protein — translated: MARNELVLSEVTKRFGGLTAVDTLSFKVEEGQIYGIIGPNGAGKTTVFNCITGIYKSEEGSVQWRGEEIRGLTPYQIVDRGIVRTFQTIRLFSQMSVAENVMSGRHIRSNQKLWNGIFHTPASRRDEIANWHKVAEQLDFFELSEHAATPVGSLPYGIQRRVEMARAMAVDPTLLILDEPAAGLNDKETLGLLETIYRIRDKGVTVLLIEHDMDMVMEVTDYLTVVNFGKKIAEGTPVEIQKDPAVIEAYLGSEDEDDE
- a CDS encoding branched-chain amino acid ABC transporter permease: MEIFLQQLANGLTIGSMFALVALGYTMVYGVMRLINFAHGDLVAAAAFVGLTIYTHVMGEAASLFAVIIIFLLTAVCMAVVGVLLERAAYRPLRTAPRLSAVVSALGASLVIQNGIMLIWGPQMRIFPELVPQVYWDLGGVVISLIQVIILVLSLVLMLALYLFVEKTRMGAAIRASSIDQDAARLMGINVNSVIALIFIIGSSLGAVGGLFIGLYYRGITFNMGWQYGLYAFVAAIIGGIGNIPGAMLGGMLLGLFNAFIAGYVSSTWADAFTFILLILILIVRPTGILGERVAEKV
- a CDS encoding branched-chain amino acid ABC transporter permease, whose amino-acid sequence is MKKLQRYALPGFLVIMAVLPHLLNSRWQAVAITFVIFAVVALSQDIILGKSGMFNMGQALFFGMGAYTTAILNAKFGWPLLATVPLAILIPALFGILLAGPIVHLRGDYLLVVTIGFNIVFVQVLQNNLGGLTGGPNGIFGLDSLSFFGMQLMGQISVYYFAFIVLLLTLWIMRNLEKSKPGRALHYLREDPLAAESIGINTRVYKIFAFALGAGIAGLAGTVYATQYSAVSPEAFDFIQSVLFFSIVIVGGSSIPGVLIGVFVMFVLPEIFREFATWRFFIFGIAMITAMILRPRGIIPATFGKIPKFLIKGGSHGA
- a CDS encoding branched-chain amino acid ABC transporter substrate-binding protein; the encoded protein is MKKFLKLTVAITSICLLAVPALADTLKVGVQAPITGSYANEGQGIDNSVRLLADQINADGGVLGSKIEVITCDDQGTAMAAAICAKDLVNKGVKMVIGSYTSTCAEAAQKTYYNAGVLQTSDGTADSLTEHGYWTFLRNSFPNSAEADFAADYMVNVKKYKRIVVVSDFSSYATGLAEATIDAIKKNGGNMVTYEKIKADSQNFTPVLTGIKAKNPDVIFYAGYYTDAGQLRAQQKALGIKADFIGGDAVMNPDFVKLAGSAAQGAMVINVPSPEMLPYDVAKDFLAAYKAKYGKLPPSIWTVMNADGMRAIIHAMKQNKSFDTRKASDYLKNMKEPFPGITGPIAFAEDGNRLGGTYVTFEVDANGEYVAAYVQK